One Hordeum vulgare subsp. vulgare chromosome 4H, MorexV3_pseudomolecules_assembly, whole genome shotgun sequence DNA window includes the following coding sequences:
- the LOC123449241 gene encoding 7-methyl-GTP pyrophosphatase-like yields the protein MAASSALRLILGSSSASRRQILAEMGYQFKLLSADIDEKEIRKEKPEELVVALAHAKADAILDKMQNNGMMKEIVDSQETTLLITADQVVIHDGVIREKPTTPEEARKFIQGYSQSHAATIGSVLVTNVKTGTRREGWDKSEVYFHKIPNEVVESLIEEGNVFYVAGGLLVEHPLTSPLVEAIVGTIDSVMGLPKALTEQLINDSLQEP from the exons ATGGCCGCCTCTTCTGCTCTCAGA CTGATTCTCGGCTCCTCGTCGGCGTCGCGCCGCCAGATTCTGGCCGAGATGGGGTACCAGTTCAAATTACTC AGCGCGGACATTGACGAGAAGGAGATCAGAAAGGAGAAGCCAGAGGAACTGGTGGTTGCCTTGGCTCACGCGAAA GCCGATGCAATATTGGATAAGATGCAGAACAATGGGATGATGAAAGAGATTGTTGATTCTCAAGAGACTACCTTGTTGATCACTGCTGACCAA GTTGTGATTCATGATGGAGTTATTCGAGAAAAACCTACCACTCCAGAGGAGGCACGTAAATTCATCCAAG GATATTCCCAAAGCCATGCAGCGACAATTGGATCTGTGCTTGTTACAAATGTGAAGACTGGTACTAGAAGGGAAGGCTGGGATAAATCTGAA GTTTATTTCCACAAGATACCCAATGAAGTTGTTGAGAGCTTG ATTGAGGAGGGCAACGTCTTCTACGTTGCTGGAGGCCTTCTAGTAGAGCATCCACTGACTTCACCTCTCGTGGAAGCCATT GTCGGTACAATTGATAGCGTAATGGGGCTTCCTAAAGCTCTCACAGAGCAGCTCATCAATGATTCCCTCCAAGAGCCGTAG